ggGGAGGGAGCACGGGGAGACGAGCTGGTTGCGAGCAACAGACGAGCCTGTGCCAACCTCggccccgggaggaggaggaagaggaggaggaaatgtccCAAAGCTGTCTTGCCCCTCCCCGCGTCGGGCAGGGCTACAGCTCTGCAGGGTTGGGAGGGGCCCGGGTACctgctgggcctgggcctgggcctggctcTGTAGTGCCAGCTGGAGGAGCGTGGTGGACAGGGCTGGGCCGGTCAGCagcggcagggtggggggggctcccagGAGGCCTGCGATTGGGGGGCGGAGACCAGGGGGTCCAGGGGCAGccacgggggacgggggagagggggccccccacccccccactccccaGTTTGGGGATCTTTCCCCAGGGCCAGACCCTCCCGCTAGCAAGAAGCCCCGAGGAACCTCTCCCCGCCCCGGGGccggtgccccccgccccggTGCTGGTACCCTGCTTTCCCCCGACAGTGCCATGCAGCAGTGGATTCAGCAGCAGCTGGAGCGAGGCCGGAGGTCCTAGGCTGTTGAGGAGCTGCAGGATGTTGGGCTCCGGCAGCAGCCCCTTCCCCCGGTTCTGGGCCTGCGGAGACCCGGCCCAGGTTTCAccggcccaggcccccgcccccaccgcccctccagggcccccaccctgccccgccCCCGCCAACTCCCCGTCGGCCCTGTCTGTACCGTGGCCTGGGCGGCGATGAGCGCGGCCAACATGCTGCggccgggcgggccgggggcgcAGAAGGATACCCGCACGTGGTGGCCAGCCAGGGCCATCCCGTCCACCTGCTGCTGCGCCGCCTCTGCCATCTCGGCCGTCTCGTACTCCAGGACCGCGAACCCCTTCAGCTGCCCATCCTGCCCATACGCCAACTGGGGAGGGACAGGCGGGGGCGAGAGGGAGGTTAGAGAGGCGGCCACgggccccacccccggcccagcGAGGTCCCCCGAACCTTGGAGAAATTCCCCCCGGAAAGCGAGGGAGGAGAGacactggggtggagggggggttcCTGGtaaaagggaggtgggagggggctacCTGGCAGAAGGTGGGGGGTTGAGGGACACTGCAGGCTCGAGCCAGCTCCTCCGCGTCGCTGTACCCAGGGGGCAGCCGGTCCACACACAGGCAGCGCGAGTGCAGCCGTTCAGCAGTCAGCTGCCCGGCATCAGTCCAGTGCACGTACAGCGTCCGCGGCCCCAGCGGTTTCCCGAGGAGATCCGACTTGGCCCGGGCGGCCGAGTCCTTCTTCATGTACTCGGCGAAGCCGTAGCCCTTGGAGTGGCCCGTCTGGGCGCTGTACACCAGGAAGCAGCGCTCCAGGCTGCCGAACGGCCGCACCAGCTCCTCAAACTCTCGCTGGCTCAGGGCCCGGGGCAGGTTGGCCACGCACAGGAGGGCGTCCGTGGGCTGCAGCTGCACCGACAGCTCCTTCTCCCGCAACCGGCTCTGGTGAAACGTGCGAATGGCCGACTCGGCCTGCTCCCCGTTCAGCAGGGTCACGAACGCTGTAGGGGCCGGGGAAGACGGGATCAGCGATGGGAGGCGGGGAGCTGCTTGGGGGTGGGTCCAAACAGGGGAGCGGTCCTCTCCTCCATCACCCATTATGTTATTGGaatagaaaggaggagggaggcagagagggcggCAGGTGGGTACGCGGGTCAGCTCGGCTCCTGGGACAGGGGGACTGACCTGCGctcccacccccagagcactCAGGTCTTCAGGGCTGCACTCACCCGTTCCTTTGTACTTGTCCACAAAGCAGTACTTCAGCTCATAGTCACTCAAAAGTTCATGAACTTCCTGCGGagatgaaaggccagagagagtgaggggaagACACtttataccataattataacagCCGGGGACAGTCCTCAGGATCTCCAGCCAGCAGCTAAGGATTAACCCATCCTCCCATTCCCCAGCAACCTGGTCCCACAGAACCCAGAAGTCCCCGGTCCCCAGCTTTCAAATCAATGGactctgagcacctactgggtgcaaagcactgtactgagcgcttgggagagtacaatagagttggtagacgtggtccctacccacaaggagcttacagtctgggggggatgaCGGGctttagagagaagcagcttagtggaaagagcacaggtttaggagtcaggggtcatgggttcttaatcccagctccgccacttgtcagctgtatgactttgggcaagtcacttaacttctctgggcctcggttacctcatatgcaaaatggagattaaaactgtgagccccacgggggataacctgattaccttgtatctaccccagcgcttagaacagtggttggcacacagtaagcgcttaataccatcgttattattagtagcattatttagcgtggcttagtggcaagagcacaggcttgggagtcggaggacaggggttctaatcccggctctgccacctgtctgctgtgtgaccttgggcaagtcacttaaccttctctgtgcctcagttccctcatctggaaaatgggaataaagactgagagtcccacgtgggacaaactgattgccttgtatccaccccagtgcttagaacagtgcttggcacatagtaagtgcttaacaaataccatcattactaaatTACGGGGGGCCTAAGgctgggtgaataccaagtgtttaaCAGGTACAGATCCACGTACCTGGGCAACGCAGCGGGGATTGGgattagggataataataataatggtggtattcgttaactgcttactatatgccaagcactgtactaagggccggggTGGGTGGTCCCTCTCTCTCATGGGGCTccttgtctcaatccccattttacagatgaggtaactgaggtccagagaagtgaagtgacttgtccagggtcacccagcagacaagtgggccgggattagaacccacgagtgGAAGTTCGCGTGAAAGTGTGGAGAGTgcctgtctgtcggatatgaagggtctgcctgagccccttccttcctctccccctcgtccccctctcaatcccccccatcttacctccttcccttccccacagcacctgtatatatgtttgtacatatttattactctgtttacttatttattttacttgtacatatctattctatttattttattttgttagtatgtttggttttgttttctgtctcccccttctagactgtgagcccactgttgggtagggaccgtctctatatgttgccaacttggacttcccaagcgcttagtccagtgctctgcacacagcaagcgctcaataaatacgattgattgactgattgaaaggggagggcgttccagaacgctgagaagcagcgtggctcagtggaaagagcccgggctttggcgcccgagggcatgggttcgaatcccgactccgccacctgtctgctgtgtggccttgggcaagtcacttcacttctctgagtcccctcatctgtaaaatggggatgaagactgtgagccccacgtgggacaacctgtctcctcctcagcgcttagaacagcgctttgcgcagagtaagcgcttaacaaatgccaattattattattatattccaggccagggacgaGACCAAGGTGCAACGAGGAGGTTGGTGTTGGGGGAGTGAGGCGTGCGGGCCGTCCCGGTAATCCTGCTCTCCGTCCTCCAAGGGGGAAGGTGTCAACaaatctctgcctcctcccccccccttcttccccggtttttccctccgtcccccccacccccccgccattCCAGCTCCGTTGGTCCGTCCCGCGCACCGCCGCGTCGCGCGCCGTTTCCGCTGCCCCCCGTACCTGGTTGGTCACGTCCCCTGGGAGGCCCCGGATGAGGATCTTGCGGCGGTTGCGGAACTGCTGGGCGGTCCGTTCCAGGCGGCTCCGCACCTCGTCGGGCTCCAGCGGCGGCAGCTCCTCCTCGGGCGGCCGGCGCTCCCCGCCGTCCCCGGCCTCGGCCCCCGGGCTCGGCAGGGGCCGGGGAGTAACGGACACGTCCGCCGCCATCTTGGAGGGCCCGGCGCCTTCTGGGACGTGTCGGACcgtggcgggggggcggggcggggggggagggagggggcggggtcacCGAGAGCGGCCATTGGCTGGAGGACGTCCCGCCCCCGCCCTCCGCTCGTGCTCATTGGTCAGGCCCGGCCCCGCCTCGCCCTGCCTTTCCGAGTGCCGATTGGCCGGAGAGGTgggcgaccccccccccccactcgccCCGCCCAAGGTGCACGCGGAAGGCCGGGGGAGATATTGAAaggcgaggaaggagggaataagagtaatttattgttattattttttatttatttatttattattatttatttataatgtatttattatttgtttatttgttatttattatttatttatgatttatttatagCTTACctattatctattatttatttatttttattatgtattcattatttattacctatcactcattcattatttatttattcatttatttgctattattaattattatttatttattattcattatttatttatgatttatttatgATTTAACTATTGTTCATTaagtattcatttttattatttatttatttatttatttattgtttattatttatttatttttatttattctttattgtttactatttattatttatttatagtttaTTTATAatctatctattatttatttattcatcatttattttttattatttatttataatttatttatgatttatttattgttttatcatttatttattttcatttattatttattatctatcatttatctgttatttatttattatttattacttatttatttatttattattcattacttatttatttattatttatttattatttatttatttattgtttgttatttattattttttattattattagtcttttagactgtgagcccgctattgggtagggactgtctctatatgttgccaacttggacttcccaagcgcttagcccagtgctctgcacacggtaagcgctcactaaatacgactgatgatgatactactactactactactactacggataattttggtatttgttaagcgcttactatgtgcaaagcactgctctaagcgcgggggaggctgcaaagtgatcaggttgtcccatgtggggcgcacaatcttaatccccatttttacagatgaggtaactgaggcccagagaagtgaagtgacttgcccaaagccgcacagctgacaagcagaggagctgggatttgaacccatgacctctgactcccaagcccatgttctttccactgagccatgctgcttctctattattattgatgatgataataataataacgatggcatttattaagcgcttactatgtgcagagcactgttctaagcgctggggggatacaaggtaatcaagttgtcccacggggggctcacagtcttaatccccattttccagatgagggaactgaggctcagagaagttgtgacttgcccaaggtcacacagcagacatgtggcggagtcagaattcgaacccatgacctcagactccaaagcccgtgctctttccactgagccacgctgcttctctgagatgatcatcaatcaatcatatttattgagcgcttagagtgtgcggagcactgtactaagcgcttgggaagtacaaattggcaacatctagagacagtccctacccaacagtgggctcacagtctaaaagggggagacagagaacaaaaccaaacatactaacaaaataaaatcgtcGTTTAAGTGCTCACAGGTAATAATCATTCActcatgaattcaatcgtatttattgagtgctcaccgcgctgactatgtgcccagcacccttctaagcgctgggggggattggacccaatccccgtcccacatggggctcacactcttcatccccattttacagatgagggaactgaggcccagagaagtgaagcgattcgcccgcagacgtgtggcggagcggggattagaacccaggcccttctgactcccaagcccgtgctctgcccactaagccacgctgcactgtactaagcaccggcgtGAGATATAGGGGCAGCAGGTCAaacgccatccctgtcccacatggggctcacagtctgggtcggagggaagagatggaggaggggaaggaatgggagggaaagagagaagtcccccttctagactgtgagcccactgttgggtagggaccgtctctatatgttgccaacttggacttcccaagcgcttagtacagtgctctgcacacagtaagcgctcaataaatacaattgattgattgaggagggagtgGTAGTAGTAGGATTTCTTAAGTGTTTGTGTGCAAGgcacagtgctgggaaagagtagtggtgggaagcagcgtggcttagcggaaagagccccgacttgggagtcagtggtcatgggttctaatcccggctccgccacttgtcagctatgtgactttgggcaagttgctttacttctctgtgcctcggttacctcatctttaaattggggattaagactgtgagccccacgtaggacaacctgattatcttgtatctactccagcgcttagaacagtgctcggcctatagtaagcacttaataccattattattattatcattaattagtcaggggccctgtccctcaaggagctcataatgtaagtataaaagggggagcagggactgaagacagatacataaggagagagaaaacaataaaaaaaaccccactaaaaTAAGACaagcagggaagagggaaggagagggagcaaaCCCCCGACACCCAGGATCTAGTCTCTCGCCCCTTGCCCTTACCCTGTACCTTGCCCCACACCTCCCCGTCTTCCGTTTCCTGGCCTGTGCCAGAGGTGAACCCTTTCCTTTCAGCCCTCTTTTCATCTCCCCACATTATAAGAGGAACCGTGATTGGGACCAGACACCCTAAAAACACCCCCCGCACACACAACACTGAACACTTAGGTGAATAGAGTATAGAGTGGCACAttttatttggggggggggggggtatttattaagcactcattatgtaccaggcactctactaaacactggggaaggtacaagctaatcgggttggacacagtccaaaaaccacatgggactcagtattAACCCCCAATCTttaagatgtggtaactgagacccagagaagtgaagtgacttgcccagggtcacacagcagacaggtggtggagctggaattggaatcagTTCCGGGGTTCCGCTGGCAGCCATCAGCAGGAATCCTGTGGGTCCTCGGGGCCATGGGATGCTGGCTGCAGTCGAGCTGCATGGCTTACGAGGAAGAACTTCGGCTTTCATTTCAAGCAGTTTatggagggaggaggctgattaTGGACCTATAGGCTAGGAGCTGGAGGGGCAAGGGGGCTGAGGGATCATCGTGTCCCCTTTGGGTAATTCGCTCAGAGCCGATCCTTGGGAATTCTGCACCTGGTAGCGGCGAATCCGCTGCTTTCGGTAGTACCCGTAGCCTGCACTCGCCAGTCCAGCTGCGACGGCCGTGATCACAAACACCCCGATGACAATGGCGAACACATTCACATCGTGGACTGgcggagagaggggagggcagaggtaaggctactgggggtggggggaagagtgagGGGGGGCACCCCAGACCCTCAGACCCTCTGCCCTCACTCACAGTCCACGGTCACGACCACGTCCCTGGCCTCGGTGCCCAGATGACTGCTGGCTGTGCAGCGGTAGGTGCCGGCGTGGGCTCGGGTGACCCGCAGCGGG
This sequence is a window from Tachyglossus aculeatus isolate mTacAcu1 chromosome X2, mTacAcu1.pri, whole genome shotgun sequence. Protein-coding genes within it:
- the RAVER1 gene encoding LOW QUALITY PROTEIN: ribonucleoprotein PTB-binding 1 (The sequence of the model RefSeq protein was modified relative to this genomic sequence to represent the inferred CDS: deleted 1 base in 1 codon), which encodes MAADVSVTPRPLPSPGAEAGDGGERRPPEEELPPLEPDEVRSRLERTAQQFRNRRKILIRGLPGDVTNQEVHELLSDYELKYCFVDKYKGTAFVTLLNGEQAESAIRTFHQSRLREKELSVQLQPTDALLCVANLPRALSQREFEELVRPFGSLERCFLVYSAQTGHSKGYGFAEYMKKDSAARAKSDLLGKPLGPRTLYVHWTDAGQLTAERLHSRCLCVDRLPPGYSDAEELARACSVPQPPTFCQLAYGQDGQLKGFAVLEYETAEMAEAAQQQVDGMALAGHHVRVSFCAPGPPGRSMLAALIAAQATAQNRGKGLLPEPNILQLLNSLGPPASLQLLLNPLLHGTVGGKQGLLGAPPTLPLLTGPALSTTLLQLALQSQAQAQAQQKPGILGDSPLGSLQPGALGLPNASSGSSQPGGAHLGELPAGGPQPSEVGPGRGKPSPLLPPLLGPTGGEREAAGLGVLANQLPPPPSALLGSVVTGLPKLGEDRSPASGGSSLLGEPPKDFKIPLNPYLNLHSLLPAGSLSGASGSSGKPFNLKSGGFGSIPSPQLPNELGLPTDGFTFDYQPELGRRGFLHHPREAGGPGLGSFGSSRHKISPASAGFGERSAGGGGPLPALYSGSPTSYFSSGLQAGLQQSHLNKAVGMPPVGSGEGLLGHGPSGHGSNLKTPVAGQKRGSSHLLPSPEPSPEGGYVGQHSQGLGGHYADSYLKRKRIF